In Maylandia zebra isolate NMK-2024a linkage group LG12, Mzebra_GT3a, whole genome shotgun sequence, a single genomic region encodes these proteins:
- the qng1 gene encoding queuosine 5'-phosphate N-glycosylase/hydrolase, whose amino-acid sequence MEPLLPGESGQFIAEQSRDVFVEDEGVQKVAEMLYGLQHSDELTASGWKKANPLAPAPTSDQALNWVFVVDTMNFSFWPEEETQQCEVTYKGTTYTGYMTLCAAITRAMEEGVPITDPKYFSQMNVEELGRVLRSDNETPMPMLRERHQVLTEGGRVLLEHGGSFRSFISQAGNDAQKMVELIVQKIPSYRDEATYEGKRISFYKRAQILVADYWGLMAARGQGDIINMDWLTMFADYRVPQALVYLGALRYSDTLMQALKNGELLSSGDRREVEIRGCSIWCVELIKDRLHKLVQERDGQPCSVNSVIIDFYLWPYAKQHHKEMAHIPIHHTRCIYY is encoded by the exons ATGGAGCCTCTGTTACCAGGAGAGTCTGGCCAGTTCATAGCAGAGCAGAGTCGGGATGTGTTTGTCGAGGATGAAGGAGTGCAGAAGGTGGCGGAGATGCTTTACGGTCTCCAACACAGTGACGAGCTGACAGCCAGTGGCTGGAAGAAAGCAAATCCATTGGCCCCAGCACCCACATCTGAC CAGGCATTGAACTGGGTATTTGTAGTAGACACCATGAACTTTTCCTTTTGGCCAGAGGAAGAAACCCAGCAATGTGAGGTGACTTATAAAGGCACCACATACACAGGCTACATGACCCTGTGTGCTGCCATCACCAGAGCCATGGAAGAAG GTGTACCTATTACTGATCCAAAGTATTTCTCTCAGATGAACGTGGAGGAGTTGGGACGTGTCCTTCGGTCAGACAATGAAACACCCATGCCGATGCTGCGGGAGCGTCACCAG GTGCTGACAGAAGGCGGCCGTGTGCTGCTGGAACATGGTGGAAGCTTCCGCAGTTTTATCAGCCAAGCCGGAAACGACGCCCAGAAGATGGTGGAGCTCATTGTGCAGAAGATCCCCTCGTACAGGGATGAGGCTACATATGAG GGTAAAAGGATTTCATTCTACAAGCGAGCCCAGATTCTTGTGGCAGATTACTGGGGCCTCATGGCGGCCAGAGGACAGGGTGACATCATTAACATGGATTGGCTCACCATGTTTGCTGACTACAGGGTTCCTCAGGCGCTTGTCTACTTAGGAGCTCTACGATACTCTGATACGCTGATGCAGGCGTTGAAGAACG GTGAGCTTCTGTCTTCAGGAGACCGGAGAGAAGTAGAGATCCGAGGTTGTTCCATTTGGTGCGTGGAGCTGATCAAAGACCGTCTCCACAAGCTGGTGCAGGAGAGAGATGGACAACCCTGCAGTGTGAACTCGGTTATCATCGACTTTTACCTGTGGCCTTACGCCAAGCAGCACCACAAAGAGATGGCCCACATTCCCATACACCACACACGCTGTATTTACTATTGA